Below is a window of Nicotiana tabacum cultivar K326 chromosome 19, ASM71507v2, whole genome shotgun sequence DNA.
gagagaaaaaaagaaaatggtgtaactaaatcccttgaatgaaggcacaaataatggattgggagccttttaaggtggattatatattttttgtaactAAAATATGTTTAGGTCGGGTAATACCAATACATGGACATTTTTCGTAATAAgatttcaaataatatatatGAATGAAAAAATCTCATTAAAGAATGGACCAACAACTTGTTAAAAGAAAATATGGGCCAAACTTTCTTTATATATGCAAAATGGTCCAGCAACTTGttaaaagaagaacaaaagaaattGGCCACCAACGAATTTAAGGAGACATAGGCCAAATTGATGTACTTTTGTAATTCCCACAAATATTCCAACAAATACGGATTTAGTTGGTTAGAATAtttgtaaaaagaaaaagaaaaataattaacaataacTCATTTAGAATATATTTCATCTTCTATTATTTTCATCCTTATTATTTCAAGTCTTCATACGTcaatagaaaaatatttattgattatatattattttacaaTTATTGAGTAAATTCTATACATTTATAGATGATGTTTGCAAGTCAAAACTTATTGAGTGTagctttaaatattatataaaaaatttaaaaaataaaattttaattaattttaaagtcctaaatgcTAAACTATTTAACATGGAATGTATTATAATTATGGTACAAACTTCAAAAaagtaaataatttatttaaagtaAAACCTTAATTGattcaaattttaaaatattagaaTTTTTTATCTAATTCAAATAAAGatttatttaataactaaaactttagttgatttaaaaaatttaatattaaataaatatttaaatatcgTGAACAAAATTtgtatctaaaaatataaaataattaataaaggaGACAAATCAATATTAACCTAACATTGAAATCCTTATCAAATGCCCATTCCTAATGTCTATATACGATGAATAAAGAGGGGAAATTTACAAACAAATTGTTTGAATGGTATAAAGTCAATTTAATTAATTACTCGTTTAAGtaaaatgtcaaaataaaaaagTGACTACTACCTTAAGTCATAATGCTAACTACACACGTTTATAAGACAAAAAAGTTTTGGTGGGATTAATCTACATAATTAAAATAAGGAAACATTTACTAATAAGtcaaattttagttaattttaaagtcctagatattaggaagttaattaaatgactattcctaaatagtaggaaattaattaaatgaatattcctaaatattagaaaaataattgaatgataaattttaattttgaagagtaaaaaaggcaaacgacatttcgttaagggcttcgtgtttttaatataatatagatataaaattggaatttctaGAGCGTTAACTGACAAATATACACACTGATGAAACTGAATAAATTATTTCTTCTCGTTATAGATAACAATCACAGTCGCTTTGCAACAGCTTTAAAAGTGAAATAAAGGCAAGCGAGAAGGTCAAAACCAATTTATCTTTTGACAGCCAAGTAGTAGAATTTGCCATTAGAATCTCCAAATAGCCTGAAAACTAACCACAGACATTAGTGGTGATATGTGAAGATGGCAAAATATGTTTTTCTTTAGTAACTCGCCAAGTTTAACCAGTTGAATTGTGACTTGTTTATTAACTCCACCAGTTTAGTTGAAATCCGAGATGACCCATCAAACTATTGGGCCGAATTTGAGTGACTAGACGGGTCAAAAAGCAATCCAAATTCACCCacaaaatctttgaagattaGAGATTACGTATAATTTGAAAGAACCGATTTGTCAATTTGATCCGTTTAAACATGCTCACAACCTATTTAATATTTGTCACCTCCAGaacaaatatattttttattttctatagATGTAATTTAATACGATAGGACCCTATGTTGGCCATTGGAATACAGTCCACAAAACCATTAAACTCTAAAGAAAAAGGTAAAAGTGGTTTACAGTACCAGTGTCCCACTGCTCACTCTTCGAACTCCAAAACAGCTTTTTCAAATCCAATGCCTTTAAAACCTTTTCGTGCCCAAAACTGACTTTTATTGTAGAATTATTTATAACTCGTGCACATCCTCCTCCTTTGTCAGTCTTGATTCCACTTTATTCAATGGCGTTAAAACTCAATTTTTTTACTGACTTCTAGGGTAAAAAGATattaaaaaatatgtaaaaaagtaaaaaatctcTCTTTTTCATGCGCACACATTCAAAAAGCCACAGCCCCCAAAAGATTCCTGAACCGTTCACTCTTTGGTCATACGTGTTGTTTTCAAAATCTACTTTTCATATCTGTGTTTTGTCCTTTAAATAGAGTTTTAAAAACATTGTACAATCAATTATGCACATTGTACAATATGCATAAAAGAGAGAGAACATGGACAATCACATGGGTGTTGGTGAATAGGACCCACAAACCATGACAAATAGATAAATTTATGAATAGGCCCCACAATCAAGTGTCAGCACCATCCCATgtgcctttcttttcttttccccctAACATATTAAAGAGGGGAAAAGGACAACTGCATTGAAGAGACAAATtcctataaaataaaaaaagaaattactATTAAAAAGCAAACACATTAAGAAAGAGACACCAATCAAGCTAATACATGAAATGAAACTTCCTCAATTTTCCTCCTTTTTTCTGTCTGTTTACATCTTGATTGATACTATCTAATGCTTATCAAATTACAACAAAAGgttgaaataaaattaaaaaaagggtAGCTGCTACATATGGTAGAGACACTACCATTTCATTTTTGTACCTAAAAAGCGCCTGCTACTACTCCTTATCATACTAATAAAAACAAAACTATATGCTAAAACATATTAGTATTAAACCCCATTGAAGGATACAGTACAAAGTTACAACAAAACACTTTTCCTTTGCCTACTAAGTGAGTATTTCAAATTTACTTATATGGCATTTTCTTGAATTTACCTTCACTTGATGCCTTGATTAGTCTTCTGCCCTTCTGCTTGCTGCATCTTCTGTACAACTGATTACAACATAAAACTTGAAAAAAGAAACACTAAACCTTTGGGATGTCACACTAATACCCAAGAATATTGAGGGAAAGAGGAAGAAAATTACAGTCCCAAAAGTTGATgctttggatttttcttttcacctATGGctaattttcctttttgtttttcttttaaccTGTGGTCCAGCCTCAACTATcagaaagatatgaaaaaaagaTCTTAAAACATTACAACCCAGAGATGGGAAATGGCTGTCACACATCATATTTTATATGTATGCATATTtgtatagtagtagtagtagtaagtAGTGTATGTATTTGCTGGCTGGCTGCTGGCTGGTTCTTGATACAGTAGTATTTTTGTTTTAAGTTACATTCGTCATCTTACTTTCCTTCCTGTTGAAACAAATGACCACAAAAGACCAAAAAACAAGCAGCCAACATCAATAAAAGAACCAAGTACCAAGATGTTGGTAGTACTAATTAATTAGCCAAAGGATAAAAAAAATATGTGACCACTTACCTAAACTAAGGAAGCTACACTACGGAACATAACAAGCTGTCCAGGCCTACATTCCAATGGTGCCATGTCCTGAAGGGAACCTGCATTAATGTCCATTATTGGACTTTGCTTAGAATAATCATATCATATATAAACAAATAAGGAAGGATCTATATTAAGATACAATAGAGGGGTAAATCTGAACATTTTCCCTTAAAAAATATACTACTTAATAAAGAAGAGATTGGACAAACAAAGTGAAGTAGTGAAATGCACCTAGGCATTTGGAAGTAACATGATTTGAAAGGAGTGATGTCTAGTGCACTAGTAGCAGGAAACAAGGAGGAAGAAGGGATCATATTATTGTTAGCAGACGATGATGATGCATTTAATCCAGCACCTTTGTCAGCTTCTCCAGTAGTAACATCATTTGAGAAAGTTGTGATGAATTCTCCAACAGCTTTTGGTGATGCAAATGGACTATCTGGCAGATTATGCTCCAAACTGCTGAAACCAATCATTTATTGGTAAATTTGCTTGAATCAGAACCAGACAACAGAAGGAAATGCAATTAATCAAATTGAGAAATTTACCAAAGTCCATTAACAGAGATGTATCCAGAAGTAATAAATACTAGCTTTGGCCAATTTCTAATAGTAATAAGACAACAACCATTACCTTTCTTGAAAATCATTTTCTTCGTTCTTGGAACTTTCTTTGCCATTGCTATTTTCATCTTTAGATGTGTAGCAGTCCCTGTCCTTTGCAGTGAGATTTGGGTTCTTTTCTTCTGGGGAAAAAGCAGCAAAATTGGCCATTTTTGGAGCAAAACCATTCTCTGAAACAAAATAAACATCAAATATCAATATCTTCATTCTGAAATCTTAGGCTAAAAACCCCATTTCCATAATTATTCAATCAACTAAGCTTCCATTTCCATCTATCCTTTTATTAGTAACCGAAAAATCTCCAAGGGCTAGCTCGCAACGGTCCGAATTTGGTGGATAATGGGACCGCCTCTTTACCCTTCTCCGCTTAAATGCAAAGTGTTCGAACTTGTAACATATGTATCGGCAACATCTATATTTCTATATTCTTTCACTCTattcaagcaaaaatcaagatATTATACCTTCTACGGCTTCTCGGCTGCTAAGGTTGGGGGAATGAACAAAGTTTTGATTGAAGAAGCCTGGAGAGTGAGGTGGGGACGGGATAACAGCTCCCAATGAAAGGGCACGGTGATGGTTGCTCCTCTTGACATCAAGAAGCTGTAAATTCATCAGTCTCCTGCTTTGGAGCTCAATTGCTTGTTGCAGATCAGCTTGTTCTTCCAATTTTCTCCTCAACATCATGTCTTGACTATTGTAAAACATCCTTGCAcctataaaaaaaataagttaaCCAAAATAAGTAAATGAAATTAGCATTTAAAGGTTAAAACTTTTGGGGAGCCATCACAGTCTACTGAAAAAAGAACACCAGAAATCAATCGCTAATGTTGATACATACCAAGCTGAATATCAAATGGATCTCTGGAGTCTAGGCCAGTAGGACTACCACATCCAGTAAATTCTCCTCTCTCCATCTGCTGCTGTTGCTTCCTGATGATTAATAACACCAAGAAAGagaaatattaatataaagaatacaaggaTCAATATAAACTGCATACCTGTAACTGAAGGATTAATACCTAAACTTTTCTGGGACTTTGCCCTTTTCTTTGTATGGCTTGACAAGTACCCTAGCATCACATACAAAATGAGGATTTCCTTTGGCAAGAATGGTCTTCACAGTGTCTGGAAAAACAAATGTAACAAAACCAAACATCCGCTTTTGCTGGTATGGAATCCTCACATCCTGAACAGGCCCATAAGTGCTAGAAAAGGAAAGAATAACATGAATTAAGAAACCAGAACTTTCAATAAGGGCCAAGCTTAATTCATTGAATTAAGCAATTATACCTGAAATAATTGGAAACATCCTCTTCTTTGAAAGTACTGTCAGCTGGAAAAGTCAAGTAAATTTGCCTTGAACCTGGATTAGCTATCCCAGCTCCACCATTCAACCCAAAATCCCCTCTTTCAAAACGAATTCTGTTCAACTTATGCATGTCATCACCCATCATCAATGCAGCAGCAGCAGCTGCTCTGTAGAAATTTCCAGCCAAGAATCAGTCTAAAGTTCCAATTCAAAGACAGAAAAAAAGAAAGGGGTTTTGTTTTCAAACCTGGGACTCTCAGCAGACTGCTGCAACTGTTGATGCTGAAGAAAGTTCATGCATTTGTTAGCAGCCACAGGAGAGAAAGGGAAGTTAGAAGAAGCCATGAGCTGAGAAGCAGTGGTTAGTCTTTGCTGCTGAGCTGTTGACTTAGATCTGAGAAGTTGTTGACAATGCTGCTCCATCATCTCAAACTTGCTTGGTGACCCCACAACTTCAGAAACCACCTCTCCAGCACCATGTAGGAACCTACAGCTACTTCCATTCTTACAATACCCTCTAGCAAAATACAGACAAGGTTTCCAACCAAATCCGCCACTTTGGTCAT
It encodes the following:
- the LOC107790291 gene encoding zinc finger CCCH domain-containing protein 53 isoform X4, whose amino-acid sequence is MDAYEATKIVYQRIQNLDPENASKVMGILLIQDHGEKEMIRLAFGPEALVHSVILKARKELGLASNSPSSTPSTPSSPSPFSGVFSRQNSSGGRILGGINLPSPLSITSNNQSSTVSASWSNTTPSFSDFQETDLVSPSASTNGISNSTMNSSAPPFYCSGEMDLIDEFQLQDQLSFLNDGSPTLGPKNPDVYYPHQQQQQQDLASSPSGDFSSYNWGSNSVNGLSHRRSCSVSDISLGGDDQSGGFGWKPCLYFARGYCKNGSSCRFLHGAGEVVSEVVGSPSKFEMMEQHCQQLLRSKSTAQQQRLTTASQLMASSNFPFSPVAANKCMNFLQHQQLQQSAESPRAAAAAALMMGDDMHKLNRIRFERGDFGLNGGAGIANPGSRQIYLTFPADSTFKEEDVSNYFSTYGPVQDVRIPYQQKRMFGFVTFVFPDTVKTILAKGNPHFVCDARVLVKPYKEKGKVPEKFRKQQQQMERGEFTGCGSPTGLDSRDPFDIQLGARMFYNSQDMMLRRKLEEQADLQQAIELQSRRLMNLQLLDVKRSNHHRALSLGAVIPSPPHSPGFFNQNFVHSPNLSSREAVEENGFAPKMANFAAFSPEEKNPNLTAKDRDCYTSKDENSNGKESSKNEENDFQESLEHNLPDSPFASPKAVGEFITTFSNDVTTGEADKGSLQDMAPLECRPGQLVMFRSVASLV
- the LOC107790291 gene encoding zinc finger CCCH domain-containing protein 53 isoform X2, whose translation is MDAYEATKIVYQRIQNLDPENASKVMGILLIQDHGEKEMIRLAFGPEALVHSVILKARKELGLASNSPSSTPSTPSSPSPFSGVFSRQNSSGGRILGGINLPSPLSITSNNQSSTVSASWSNTTPSFSDFQETDLVSPSASTNGISNSTMNSSAPPFYCSGEMDLIDEFQLQDQLSFLNDGSPTLGPKNPDVYYPHQQQQQQDLASSPSGDFSSYNWGSNSVNGLSHRRSCSVSDISLGGDDQSGGFGWKPCLYFARGYCKNGSSCRFLHGAGEVVSEVVGSPSKFEMMEQHCQQLLRSKSTAQQQRLTTASQLMASSNFPFSPVAANKCMNFLQHQQLQQSAESPRAAAAAALMMGDDMHKLNRIRFERGDFGLNGGAGIANPGSRQIYLTFPADSTFKEEDVSNYFSTYGPVQDVRIPYQQKRMFGFVTFVFPDTVKTILAKGNPHFVCDARVLVKPYKEKGKVPEKFRKQQQQMERGEFTGCGSPTGLDSRDPFDIQLGARMFYNSQDMMLRRKLEEQADLQQAIELQSRRLMNLQLLDVKRSNHHRALSLGAVIPSPPHSPGFFNQNFVHSPNLSSREAVEENGFAPKMANFAAFSPEEKNPNLTAKDRDCYTSKDENSNGKESSKNEENDFQESLEHNLPDSPFASPKAVGEFITTFSNDVTTGEADKGAGLNASSSSANNNMIPSSSLFPATSALDITPFKSCYFQMPRFPSGHGTIGM
- the LOC107790291 gene encoding zinc finger CCCH domain-containing protein 53 isoform X3 → MDAYEATKIVYQRIQNLDPENASKVMGILLIQDHGEKEMIRLAFGPEALVHSVILKARKELGLASNSPSSTPSTPSSPSPFSGVFSRQNSSGGRILGGINLPSPLSITSNNQSSTVSASWSNTTPSFSDFQETDLVSPSASTNGISNSTMNSSAPPFYCSGEMDLIDEFQLQDQLSFLNDGSPTLGPKNPDVYYPHQQQQQQDLASSPSGDFSSYNWGSNSVNGLSHRRSCSVSDISLGGDDQSGGFGWKPCLYFARGYCKNGSSCRFLHGAGEVVSEVVGSPSKFEMMEQHCQQLLRSKSTAQQQRLTTASQLMASSNFPFSPVAANKCMNFLQHQQLQQSAESPRAAAAAALMMGDDMHKLNRIRFERGDFGLNGGAGIANPGSRQIYLTFPADSTFKEEDVSNYFSTYGPVQDVRIPYQQKRMFGFVTFVFPDTVKTILAKGNPHFVCDARVLVKPYKEKGKVPEKFRKQQQQMERGEFTGCGSPTGLDSRDPFDIQLGARMFYNSQDMMLRRKLEEQADLQQAIELQSRRLMNLQLLDVKRSNHHRALSLGAVIPSPPHSPGFFNQNFVHSPNLSSREAVEENGFAPKMANFAAFSPEEKNPNLTAKDRDCYTSKDENSNGKESSKNEENDFQESSLEHNLPDSPFASPKAVGEFITTFSNDVTTGEADKGSLQDMAPLECRPGQLVMFRSVASLV
- the LOC107790291 gene encoding zinc finger CCCH domain-containing protein 53 isoform X1 codes for the protein MDAYEATKIVYQRIQNLDPENASKVMGILLIQDHGEKEMIRLAFGPEALVHSVILKARKELGLASNSPSSTPSTPSSPSPFSGVFSRQNSSGGRILGGINLPSPLSITSNNQSSTVSASWSNTTPSFSDFQETDLVSPSASTNGISNSTMNSSAPPFYCSGEMDLIDEFQLQDQLSFLNDGSPTLGPKNPDVYYPHQQQQQQDLASSPSGDFSSYNWGSNSVNGLSHRRSCSVSDISLGGDDQSGGFGWKPCLYFARGYCKNGSSCRFLHGAGEVVSEVVGSPSKFEMMEQHCQQLLRSKSTAQQQRLTTASQLMASSNFPFSPVAANKCMNFLQHQQLQQSAESPRAAAAAALMMGDDMHKLNRIRFERGDFGLNGGAGIANPGSRQIYLTFPADSTFKEEDVSNYFSTYGPVQDVRIPYQQKRMFGFVTFVFPDTVKTILAKGNPHFVCDARVLVKPYKEKGKVPEKFRKQQQQMERGEFTGCGSPTGLDSRDPFDIQLGARMFYNSQDMMLRRKLEEQADLQQAIELQSRRLMNLQLLDVKRSNHHRALSLGAVIPSPPHSPGFFNQNFVHSPNLSSREAVEENGFAPKMANFAAFSPEEKNPNLTAKDRDCYTSKDENSNGKESSKNEENDFQESSLEHNLPDSPFASPKAVGEFITTFSNDVTTGEADKGAGLNASSSSANNNMIPSSSLFPATSALDITPFKSCYFQMPRFPSGHGTIGM